The Deinococcus hopiensis KR-140 sequence CACCGGAGGACGCCCCCGCCCTCTACGCCCTAATTCCCGCATTGGTGGCCGAGAAGGTCTACCGGCCTGCCTCCGGCATGGGCGCGCTGCTCGGTACCCTGCTGGCCTTGGCAACGGCCCGGGGCGTGCAGGTGCGGGAAGGAGCAGAGGTGGTGCGGGTGGATGTGGAGCGCGCGGCCCTGACGCTGCGGGGAGGGAAGGTCTGCCAGCACGATCTGCTCGTCAGCGCCCTCGATCCGGTCCGGCTCGCGGCGCTGCGGGGGCATTCAGTTCGTTCCCCTGTGTCCTGCCGGACGGTAAGCGGCGTTGCGCTGTATGCGGCCTTGCCTGCCCCCGCTCCACTGCCTGCCACCTCGGTCCTGCCTCCCACCGACTTCACCACCTTTCGCGCCGCAATGCGGGCCGGGGCCCTGCCCCCCGATACGTTGGCCCTCGTCCACGCGGACGGTCCCCGCCTCGCCGTGCTGCTCACCGCGCCTGCCACAGCCCGTAACCTCGGCCCTCCCCATTCCTGGGTGCGGGCGCAGGTGAGGCGGGTGGAGGAGAGGCTCGGTGTGCCCGGGCTGCTGGCCTCCGCGCGGGATGTGGTGGCCCTGCCCCCGGCCTACTACGCGGCCGGAGGATATCCGGGCGGCGCGATCTACGGCGCGGCCCTTCCGGTGTGGCGCGGTGGGCCGCTGCACCCTCAGCCCTACCACCCAGCCCCCCGACTGTGGCAGGTGGGAACGGGGGTGCATCCAGGCGGAGGCCTCCCGGCGATCCTCGGTGGGGCGCTGATCGTGAAGCGGCTGATGCAGGGAAGAGGCTGAAGCCCTTCAGCAGTCCGGTTGGTGGGGGAATGCGCCAGCATCAGGAGGGCGCCGCTGAGCGGCTGGGCTTCTTCGCCGTTTGGTGCGGCCAGGGAGGCGGCTTCGATCCAGCCTGGGACGTGGGCAGTTGACCATTCTGGGGGAAGTTCGCCCGAGGGGCGCAGGTCCTGGGCCAGTGGGCCCCTCGCGTGAACCCACCACCGGGCCAGCAATCCGGCAGGCTGCACGGCGAACGCTTGCAGCGTGGACCAACGCAGCCGCATGCTGGCGTACCAGGGCCAGCGCGAGAGCACCTCGTCCCAGGAGGGCGGCGCGGAGGTGTGTAGAGCGGGGCCCGCTGCCCGCCACGCAGCAAAAACCCCTGCTGGGCGTATTCCAGGCGGCACGCTACTTTTTCCGCCCGGATCTCCTCGGCGTGCACCAACTCCAGAGGGCGTGGCAGGAAGTATCGGAAATCGTCCCAAGTCCCCTCCGTGGGCAGCGCGCAGCCGACAGTTCGGCAGTCGCCGGCGTTTCACTGGGCTGGAGCCCGTACGGTTCGCGGGCGATGTGCTGGGGCACGGCCGCGGAAGCCTGATACAGCTCTTTTACCACCTGGGCCGGCGCCACGTCCGCGATTTCGCCGTAAAGTCGGCCGCAAGGCTTGGATGACGGGGGTGGCCCAGGCCAGAAGAAGGAGGCGTCGGGGTGA is a genomic window containing:
- a CDS encoding phytoene desaturase family protein, whose product is MAVKGSGQLPAAGRQAGPQSIGLLGGGVAGLALAALLGGLGHGVTVYERDRAGGKLRRVTVGGLSFGTGPSLFTFPGVWRAFLAQLGEVDPLDLRPLPGGLGIHYTPFGEVPLPVPPGHPLHSAWSRYVASAAPLAPWVETLLTTPPRLTDPLFRQASGGLFRATRGHLTAEGWVRAQRLPPALAHAIRTHALNAGLAPEDAPALYALIPALVAEKVYRPASGMGALLGTLLALATARGVQVREGAEVVRVDVERAALTLRGGKVCQHDLLVSALDPVRLAALRGHSVRSPVSCRTVSGVALYAALPAPAPLPATSVLPPTDFTTFRAAMRAGALPPDTLALVHADGPRLAVLLTAPATARNLGPPHSWVRAQVRRVEERLGVPGLLASARDVVALPPAYYAAGGYPGGAIYGAALPVWRGGPLHPQPYHPAPRLWQVGTGVHPGGGLPAILGGALIVKRLMQGRG